The following proteins are encoded in a genomic region of Carassius auratus strain Wakin unplaced genomic scaffold, ASM336829v1 scaf_tig00214078, whole genome shotgun sequence:
- the LOC113091150 gene encoding uncharacterized protein LOC113091150 translates to MYKVLKKMGDLPVYTVHPLNGDGPSRTLHRDLLLPCGDLSETEETERPEPKARRPRTRHSQTQPLEEHSESEDDSPFCPTQLSVIPEERFFQVYEIPKRKQTILTPAAGGNNLPVMPIASSNSSGSQDEPIVGSPPESSTEPDGTPPEMIEGNESEIMDKQTATGKDVTSTGVTNVIPAVIEYDSDVFPVSLEDPGNGEAVDEVQQNELPRTQTSEITERTEKSENIEDGETDDPTRKSERSRRPPDRFQYIQLGKPLISLAQSLLESFKQAFDIIGGNDSFQRDPISKHEGTHAESRGEGVTHMKHRATKTIYVV, encoded by the coding sequence ATGTACAAAGTTCTGAAAAAGATGGGCGACTTACCTGTGTACACAGTACACCCCCTGAACGGAGATGGTCCCAGTCGCACCTTACATAGGGATCTCCTACTCCCTTGTGGTGACTTATCTGAAACAGAGGAAACGGAACGGCCCGAACCAAAGGCCCGTCGGCCAAGAACTAGGCATAGTCAAACTCAGCCACTTGAAGAGCATTCAGAGTCTGAGGATGATTCACCCTTTTGTCCTACCCAGCTGTCTGTCATTCCTGAGGAAAGGTTCTTTCAGGTGTATGAAATTCCCAAGAGGAAGCAAACCATTTTAACTCCAGCCGCAGGGGGTAACAATTTACCAGTCATGCCAATAGCCTCCTCAAACTCCTCAGGCTCTCAGGATGAGCCTATTGTAGGCAGTCCCCCTGAGTCATCTACAGAACCTGATGGGACACCTCCTGAGATGATTGAAGGAAATGAGTCAGAGATTATGGATAAGCAAACTGCTACCGGGAAAGATGTAACTTCAACGGGCGTGACGAATGTAATTCCAGCGGTTATTGAGTATGACAGTGATGTTTTTCCTGTTAGCCTAGAGGACCCTGGAAATGGAGAAGCTGTTGATGAGGTTCAGCAAAACGAATTGCCTCGAACACAAACCTCTGAGATAACTGAAAGAACAGAGAAAAGTGAAAATATTGAGGACGGAGAAACAGATGACCCTACACGCAAATCTGAGAGGTCACGGCGACCACCAGACCGCTTCCAGTACATTCAATTGGGGAAACCCTTAATATCCCTTGCACAGAGTCTTTTAGAGAGCTTTAAACAAGCATTTGACATCATTGGGGGTAATGATAGTTTCCAAAGGGACCCCATATCCAAGCATGAAGGGACCCATGCAGAGTCAAGGGGGGAGGGTGTAACCCAT